One Megasphaera vaginalis (ex Bordigoni et al. 2020) genomic region harbors:
- the gpmI gene encoding 2,3-bisphosphoglycerate-independent phosphoglycerate mutase, which translates to MKTKNTVMLVIMDGFGCSDDVHDNAVAAADLKVLPKLWKEYPHSYLEASAEAVGLPHGQIGNSEVGHLNIGAGRIVYQSLTKITNDIGSGAFFEKEALVGAMEQAKAHNGALHLMGLVSPGGVHSSERHLYGLLEMAKRSGVKNVYIHAFLDGRDVLPRSAELYIRELEDRCAALGVGEIATVSGRYYAMDRDRRWERTEKAYNAVVYGSGETAATAQACLAASYEKGLSDEFVLPTVIHKHCLKDGDSVIFFNFRPDRARQLTTALAADDFDGFVRPEKLRLYVATMTRYEDTLPVHIVYDKEHLANTLGEVLAKAGKKQLRIAETEKYAHVTYFFNGGEEAPNEGEDRILVPSPKVATYDLQPEMNAPAVTEKAVAAIHEGTYDMIILNFANPDMVGHTGVLPAAVKAVETVDTCIGKIAEALRSRGGHLLIIADHGNAERMTDTKTGSPYTAHTTNHVPCILFSDAWRGGHLHDGILADVAPTLLYLAGMKQPQEMTGHNLLDE; encoded by the coding sequence ATGAAAACCAAAAATACCGTTATGCTCGTCATCATGGATGGTTTCGGCTGTAGTGACGATGTTCATGACAATGCAGTGGCGGCGGCCGATTTGAAGGTCTTGCCGAAATTATGGAAAGAATATCCCCATTCTTATTTGGAAGCGTCGGCAGAAGCCGTCGGCTTGCCGCATGGACAGATAGGAAATTCCGAAGTCGGCCATTTAAATATCGGTGCCGGCCGTATCGTATACCAATCGCTGACCAAGATTACAAATGATATTGGCAGCGGCGCGTTTTTTGAAAAAGAAGCGCTTGTAGGCGCAATGGAACAGGCGAAAGCCCATAACGGTGCGTTGCATCTGATGGGATTGGTTTCCCCGGGCGGTGTGCACAGCAGCGAGCGGCATCTGTACGGATTGTTGGAAATGGCCAAGCGCAGCGGTGTGAAAAACGTGTACATTCATGCCTTTCTGGACGGCCGTGACGTGTTGCCGCGCAGTGCCGAACTGTACATCCGGGAATTGGAGGACAGGTGCGCCGCTCTCGGCGTAGGGGAGATCGCCACCGTCAGCGGCCGGTATTATGCCATGGATCGCGATCGGCGGTGGGAGCGTACCGAGAAGGCTTATAACGCCGTCGTTTACGGCAGCGGCGAGACGGCGGCAACGGCGCAGGCTTGTCTGGCGGCTTCTTATGAAAAAGGCCTTTCCGATGAATTCGTGCTGCCTACGGTGATTCATAAACATTGCTTGAAAGACGGGGACAGCGTTATTTTCTTCAACTTTCGGCCCGATAGAGCCAGACAGTTGACGACGGCTTTGGCAGCCGACGACTTCGACGGCTTTGTCAGGCCGGAAAAACTGCGGCTTTATGTGGCGACGATGACCCGTTATGAAGATACGCTGCCCGTTCATATCGTGTACGATAAGGAACATTTGGCCAACACCTTAGGAGAAGTTCTGGCCAAGGCCGGGAAGAAACAGCTGCGAATAGCGGAAACGGAAAAGTATGCTCATGTGACGTATTTCTTCAATGGCGGCGAAGAGGCGCCGAATGAAGGCGAAGACCGTATTCTCGTGCCGTCGCCGAAAGTCGCTACCTATGATCTGCAGCCTGAAATGAATGCGCCGGCGGTGACGGAAAAAGCGGTTGCCGCCATACACGAAGGGACGTATGACATGATCATACTGAACTTCGCCAATCCCGATATGGTGGGACACACCGGTGTATTGCCAGCTGCCGTTAAGGCGGTGGAAACTGTCGATACCTGTATCGGCAAGATCGCAGAAGCCCTGCGCTCCCGAGGCGGGCACTTATTGATCATTGCCGATCACGGCAATGCTGAACGCATGACGGATACGAAGACGGGATCGCCGTATACGGCACATACGACAAATCATGTTCCGTGCATTTTATTCAGCGACGCCTGGCGGGGCGGTCATCTTCATGACGGCATTTTAGCCGATGTGGCGCCGACGTTGCTGTACCTTGCCGGTATGAAGCAGCCGCAAGAAATGACGGGGCATAATCTGCTTGACGAATAA